A single genomic interval of Lathyrus oleraceus cultivar Zhongwan6 chromosome 7, CAAS_Psat_ZW6_1.0, whole genome shotgun sequence harbors:
- the LOC127108266 gene encoding uncharacterized protein LOC127108266, whose amino-acid sequence MFRRSILEISSRQTFRRNPRHFINQKIPSHLSSRKEFSNASRPAGASAPGSTGKPPESHGSQSKFLIGSAAVSAALLAAYQFGFLDKYLEKEKLSDPQEAQIDDAIGDLKSGQHSIEELVSTSNEKSNNENPAVEHAGQKVDTSLSQPEIVIEDSSDKPIPVQDISDIAEDSNAGAKENQFLEYPQSSLTSDDPSKESVVQPDVIVGIKSTETDVSLKPEEEIQHISTSTENSAFLNENGIENIQLKQHEEIEERSENVLVKDIEQPPTLLEEYHLRNKSERSPSIYLHGHGLTENGHFPEEKEALSGVIEDLKDGYATSKDGKLVIEFVQAIHAAEKRQAAIDAHAFNEEKKVLKEKYEKKLKDAAARELMLAEESAMLDRELKRERAKASLAIRSLQEKMDDKLKIELEQKSIEAELKLKTVQELAQAELNAAIANEKASQLEKMSEANININALCMAFYARSEEARQSHAAQNFALRALALEDALSNGLPIQTEIESVQSYLEGIDKDSVLDLVLASLPEETRNKGTDTQLQLKQKFDFLKGNIRHFAFFPPGGGGILAHSLARVASLLKVREADQSGDGIESVINKVESYLAEGKLAEAADCLEESVRDTQAEEIVAGWVKQARNRAISEQAVVFLQSYANSISLT is encoded by the exons ATGTTCCGGAG GTCCATTTTGGAAATTTCATCTCGACAAACGTTTAGAAGAAACCCCAGACATTTTATTAATCAG AAGATACCTTCTCATCTATCTTCACGAAAGGAATTCTCAAATGCATCGAGACCAGCTGGTGCCTCAGCTCCCGGCTCTACGGGAAAGCCGCCTGAGTCTCATGGTTCGCAATCAAAGTTTTTAATTGGAAGTGCTGCTGTAAGTGCTGCTCTTCTGGCAGCTTATCAATTTGGTTTCTTAGATAAATATCTTGAGAAGGAGAAGCTTAGTGACCCTCAAGAAGCTCAGATAGATGATGCCATTGGAGATTTGAAAAGTGGACAGCATTCAATAGAGGAGTTAGTTTCAACCAGTAATGAAAAGTCTAACAATGAAAATCCTGCTGTAGAGCATGCAGGGCAGAAGGTTGATACCAGTCTTTCGCAGCCAGAAATTGTAATAGAAGATTCAAGTGATAAACCGATTCCCGTGCAAGACATTTCTGATATTGCTGAAGATAGTAATGCTGGTGCCAAAGAAAACCAGTTTCTTGAATATCCTCAAAGTAGTCTAACATCGGATGATCCTAGTAAAGAGTCTGTGGTGCAACCTGATGTGATTGTTGGCATAAAAAGCACAGAAACAGATGTTTCCCTAAAACCGGAAGAGGAAATCCAACATATATCGACGTCTACTGAGAACAGTGCATTTCTAAATGAGAATGGGATAGAAAATATTCAACTGAAGCAACATGAAGAAATAGAGGAAAGAAGTGAG AATGTATTAGTTAAAGATATAGAACAGCCACCTACCCTCCTTGAGGAATATCACTTAAGGAATAAGTCAGAACGAAGCCCATCTATTTATTTACACGGTCATGGCCTTACTGAGAACGGTCATTTTCCTGAAGAAAAAGAG GCACTTAGTGGTGTAATAGAGGACTTGAAAGATGGTTATGCCACGTCTAAGGATGGAAAACTGGTTATTGAATTTGTACAAGCCATCCATGCTGCGGAGAAAAGGCAAGCTGCAATAGATGCACATGCTTTTAATGAAGAGAAGAAAGTATTGAAG GAAAAATATGAAAAGAAGTTAAAAGATGCAGCTGCCAGAGAACTTATGCTTGCTGAAGAATCTGCAATGTTGGACAGG GAGCTAAAGAGAGAGAGGGCAAAAGCATCTCTTGCTATCAGGTCACTTCAAGAAAAGATGGACGATAAACTAAAGATAGAACTTGAACAAAAG AGTATCGAAGCAGAATTAAAGTTGAAGACAGTTCAGGAGTTAGCACAGGCAGAGTTAAATGCAGCCATAGCAAATGAGAAGGCATCCCAACTTGAAAAAATGTCTGAAGCAAATATTAAT ATAAATGCCCTGTGCATGGCATTTTATGCTCGATCTGAAGAAGCTCGTCAAAGTCATGCTGCACAAAATTTTGCTTTG AGAGCACTTGCACTCGAAGATGCATTGTCAAATGGATTGCCAATTCAGACGGAAATAGAATCTGTGCAGTCTTATCTTGAAGGCATAGATAAAGATTCAGTTCTGGATTTGGTGCTAGCGTCCCTTCCTGAAGAGACAAGAAACAAAGGCACTGACACACAACTTCAATTAAAGCAGAAG TTTGATTTCTTAAAAGGGAATATACGACACTTCGCGTTCTTCCCACCAGGAGGGGGAGGTATATTGGCACATTCTTTGGCACGTGTAGCATCCTTGTTGAAG GTTCGGGAAGCTGACCAATCAGGTGATGGGATTGAATCTGTGATTAACAAAGTTGAGAGTTACTTAGCTGAAGGAAAACTGGCTGAAGCAGCAGATTGTCTAGAAGAAAGTGTCAGGGACACCCAAGCTGAAGAAATTGTTGCAGGTTGGGTGAAGCAAGCAAGAAACAGAGCTATTTCGGAGCAGGCTGTAGTTTTTCTTCAATCCTATGCCAATTCCATTAGCCTTACATAA